From Pan paniscus chromosome 9, NHGRI_mPanPan1-v2.0_pri, whole genome shotgun sequence, the proteins below share one genomic window:
- the GRAMD1B gene encoding protein Aster-B isoform X15 → MPAANMMENRPLPALQVPEPQGAPEGSPVWSSSSTPTLRRRRFKMRRMKNVQEQSLEAGLARDLPAVLAPGKEFLQLPSIEITPSSDEDTPWSNCSTPSASPRRKRFLLRKWLRVRERKECSESSSSLRIFTAQS, encoded by the coding sequence ATGCCGGCGGCCAACATGATGGAGAACCGGCCGCTGCCCGCCCTGCAGGTGCCCGAGCCGCAGGGTGCGCCCGAGGGCAGCCCGGTCTGGTCCAGTTCGTCGACCCCCACGCTTCGCCGCCGGCGCTTCAAGATGCGCCGCATGAAGAACGTACAGGAGCAGAGCCTGGAGGCCGGGCTGGCCCGGGACCTGCCCGCCGTCTTGGCCCCCGGCAAGGAGTTCCTGCAGCTGCCGTCCATCGAGATCACGCCCTCCAGCGACGAGGACACCCCGTGGTCCAACTGCTCCACACCCAGCGCGTCCCCGCGCCGAAAACGCTTCCTCCTCCGCAAGTGGCTGAGGGTGAGGGAGCGGAAGGAGTGCAGTGAAAGCAG